In the Fundulus heteroclitus isolate FHET01 chromosome 23, MU-UCD_Fhet_4.1, whole genome shotgun sequence genome, TAACCGACGCCACGGTGCACCTAGCTGACCGCTCTTTGTTTAGAAACTGACTGAGCGGCAGCTGTGGCgaggagaaaaggtgaaggCCTAGCGATATACGTCCACAACACCTGGTGCACAGCTGCAAAGACTATCAGAACCTCCTTCTCCTCTGATCTGGAATATCTAACAGTTAAGTGCAGACCATTTAAACTTGTTAGAGAGTTTTGCTTTGTTATTATCATTACCGCACACATCCAGCCGAAAGCTAATGCTAAGCTAGCCCTAGAAGAGCTATACAGGTTAAGTTCTCCGATGTTACTGGGGCGATGTTAAAACCAAGAGAAAGCtttaattttgaaaagaaaagagatgTAACAACACACATAAACAATACCTATTGTTTACGTGTGTTTATTGACTTAAATGATTGACTTAGAATCTAGTCAACATAGacttctttatttgaagcaaaattatttattacctaatagtattgtaacagaacacctttgtagcaaccccccccccccccccccccacacacacacacacacacacacacacacacacatgttctatttggaaataaataaataaaaataaaacagtttttttgtccAATTCATCAATTAATCGTGAAAATAATTaactattaaaataatctttagTGACAGCCCTAGTGACAGCAGGCAAATGAATCCAAGAACATTCAAGAACATATGCCATGGATCATTTTGAGCTTTGATCATAACCTTATTTATATCGATTCTAAgatttaaattataaatattataaaagtgaCACCGTGAAACTGTTTACAGCTTTTATGGAGAACaaggtaaatgaaaaaaataattatggaGCACAGAACTCGGGCGCATCAATCTCTTTCAAGAgataaaagggggggggggatccacTTCTGTTAGCCTAGAGGCTAGTTAGGAGCTAACAAGAATACACACATAACACATATTTCCCTTTCGCAATGCAATTATGAACACTGCACATAACTCGTTAATGGACGTCGAAGTGGACTGCACATAGTGCGTGACTGAACGTCTTGgggtcttttttattttacgttTCTAGCAAACCagccatttttttaattctagaTTAAGATGTTAAACTTTTCAAACATAGTAAGTAAACGTCACTTTCTTTTATCCTCACCTCAGACTCTGACCTCTTCTGCAACAGGAGGAAATGAGAGCAATTGCACCTTGCTCAATGAAGCCCCTCTGTAATCTGCGCAAGTAGGCTACTGATCTTCTGAACGTGAACCAGAACCACTTCTTCTGTTATAACTGTGTTGGAGGTAGACATTCCATTTGCGAGTATAACTGCTGCCACCATCTGTTTTGGaggaaagctgttttttttttttttcattgatgcACTCTGCTGGTGAAATCACATGGTTAGGGTGGCATTAGACATAAACGTAGTCCCCTCAAGGACTGGCGCCGTCTATTGGAGCTGATGTATCAGCGCAATCTTTGGTGTGCATTTAAATGAACAGAGGAACACGTTTGCCCAGCTAAAATAATCATAACTCCTCGAATTTAACAGTTTGCTTTATTACAAACGGCAAAGTTAGTAATGACAGGCCGCTGTCACACTTTAAAATTGGTATTTTCATGCTGAAAACCCCTGTTTTGTGCTATTTAGCAAAGACAGGGATATAGCATAATAATGTCTAAATGAATATGCCATCtcatgctgaaatactttttttatgctctttaataaatacatatgGTATGACATAACTGtataaatgcataaatgttGTACTTTAATAAATAATCCATTCTCCATttaaattctaatttatttcactctatcacacacacaccaatacaACCACGAGCCTTCTATACACACCACCAACAatcattttgtcatattttgcaTGGCAGACTTTTAAATTTGGGCCGGGGGCACCAGGGGTGCCAGGCTAGAATGGACGGATGTCTAGATTTGATAACTGTCAAAGGTTATCTAACCAGATTCAGTTAGGAAAACACCCAACTTCACCATCACAAGTAGCgctttaaaacaaagtactGTATCAACTAAAATGATATCTTAACTGTACCCCTCTTTCCCTTTTAGGAgggcaacaaaaaaacaaaaacaaaatcctttCCCTAAAATTTGCAGGTCTGTTTAGAACCCTCCATTCCAAATTTCAACTATTATATATTCCAAGTCACTAGGCCTACCTGTGAATACCTGTCTAAACTTTTTCTTAGTTTGTGATAAGTTCTcatactttaatttttttccaaccCTCTTCACTGCCTCTGCATGACTTATTTTATTGATTGTTTAAATTGTTGACTTTTCCTGAATTCCCCCTATGTTACTCTGTGCTTACCACCACAGTTACAACAATTTTCTAGAACATCATCTTCATATTCTTCTAGTTTATGAACACCACATTTTGGGACAGCTATGTGTGCCCATTTCTTTGATCTCTTCAATTCTAGAAACACAGCATTATAATTTTCCTTATTTAGATCGCAAACATTAGCTGTGCATACCGCCACCGATTGTACATTTTAGTATGTGTGGAAAATGCATCCagtggttttaaaatgtaattgttggTGTTTGGTGAATAATTTGGCCCGAACATTTTGTTTGAATCAAATGGTAGCTGCTTTATTATTTGTgagaaatgttaataaaaataccACTATTTCAAATTAGGTTTAAAGCATTCAAACAGGTAGGATGACATTTTACTTTCgctattttatcattatttatatattgtgGTAAATATTAAGGAATtgcaactttttatttgttaatcagtcttttttatcatttcagAATGAAATTTTTAATAGAACGTTTGTTTTGGGAGTTTATAACGCAAAAATTATTAATGAAACGTGTGTTTTTTGGAGAAGTGATGTAAAGCAAGAAACCGATGCACAGGTAGCGGCAAAATTCCAGCTGatctaatgaaaaaaaaaaataaaaaataaactgcagcggttttcagattaaaatgtagaaatgagtAAGGGCCCTCATCAACTCGGATCACTTTTACTCATCTGAAAACTCGTATTTGTTATCAAAGTAAAGTCCTGTTTGGGCTTGGTTGAGCTCCAACGCGACAGTTCATAGCTCTACCTCAAGATGTCGCTGTGTATTAGCGCTTCAATTTTTACTGTCAGTATCCTCACAGCATTGTGACGCAGAATGTGGGGCAGGTTGCTGCCGCCGatcaagagagagagagagagagcgagagacaAGCGGCTTTTTGGATTGTGAGAAATTTGGATAAAATCaaaatctctgatttttttctttaaaattctCCCGTTTTTGACACGGATTAGACTCCAAGGATGGCTATCACAAGCTCTGAAGTCCGCGGTCTCGTCTTCGGCGTGCTGCTTTATTCTCTACATTTGGCAGAGGGCGATTTGAGCTACTCGTTTTCAGAGGAGATGCGACGCGGATCAGTGGTCGGAAATGTTGCCAAAGACTTGGGTCTCGATGTCAGCAAGCTGTCCGCTCGAAAGGCTCGCATTGATGCGGAAGTAAGcaataaacattattttgagataAACATCCGTACCGGAGATTTGGTTATCTCCGACAGAATCGACAGAGAAGGCCTTTGTGGAGACAAAGCATCCTGCGTTTTGAAACAAGAGATCATGTTGGAGAATCCACTAGAGCTGCATCGGGTGAATCTGCATGTTCAGGATATAAATGATAACGCTCCGCAATTTAATAGAGAGCTGATCCAAATCGATATAAGCGAATCTGCAGTGAAAGGTGCTCGTTTTCCAATAGAGGAAGCTCATGATGCAGATATAGGCCAAAATTCAGTGCAGACTTATAACCTGCAGAACAATGAAAATTTTATTCTGGGTGTTGGAACAAATTCTGTTGAGCTTGTCCTGAACAAAGAGCTAGACCGTGAGAAATTAAAGGAAATCGGTCTTCTTTTGACAGCCCTTGATGGTGGCTTGCCACAAAGGACAGGTACTGTGAAGATCCATATAAATGTCCTGGATGCAAATGATAACATTCCAGTGTTCAACAAGCTTGTGTATAAGAGCACAATACCAGAAAACTCTCCAGTAGGGTCTGCTGTTCTAACAGTTAGTGCAACTGATGCAGACGAGGGATTAAATGGAGAGGTTACTTATGATTTTGGACATATTTCTGATGAGGTTAAGGGGATTTTTGAAATAGACAGTAAAAcaggtaaaataaaactgatgacTACAGTTGATTTTGAAACAATGCCATTGTTTGAACTTCGTGTGACAGCAAAAGATGGGTTAGGACTGACCTCTTATTCCAAGGTCATAATTGATGTCACTGATGTAAACGATAATGCACCAATTATAAATGTAAAATCCCTATCCAATCCCGTACCAGAGAACGTGTCACCTGGTACAGAGGTGGGCATCATAAATGTCCAGGACAGAGACTCAGAGAAAAATGGACAGGTCCGCTGCTCCGTTCAGCTGAACGTCCCTTTTAAGTTGGTTCCCTCTATTAAAAACTATTATTCTCTGGTGACCACAGGACAGCTGGACCGTGAACTAGTTTCTGATTACAATATTACAATCACTGCCACTGATGAGGGCTCTCCACCTCTGTCCTCCTCTAAAACGGTTCAGTTATCTGTAGCTGACATCAATGACAACCCACCTGTGTTTGAGGAACAGTCCTACAGCGCATATGTGAGTGAAAATAACAAACCTGGCTCCACTTTGTGCTCTGTTTCTGCTCGAGACCCCGACTGGAGACAAAACGGTACAGTGATTTATTCTCTGTTACCTGGTGAGGTGAACGGTGCCTCGGTGTCCTCCTATCTATCTGTTAACGGAGACACGGGGGTGATCCACGCTGTCAGGTCGTTTGATTATGAACAGTTCAGGAGTTTTAAAGTCCACGTCATGGCCAGAGACAACGGTTCTCCTCCACTCAGCAGCAACGTGACCGTCAGTGTGTTCATATCGGATGTGAATGACAACTCTCCTCAGATACTGTACCCCGCCCCGGAGGGCAGCTCCTTCATGACCGAGCTGGTCCCCAAAGCTGCACACGGAGGCTCTCTGGTGTCCAAAGTGATCGCGGTGGACGCAGACTCTGGACAGAATGCCTGGCTGTCCTATCATATAGTCAAAGCCACAGATCCTGGACTTTTCACTATTGGTCTGCACAGCGGAGAGATCAGGACACAGCGGGACATTTCAGAATCTGACAGCATGAAACAGAACCTGATTGTTGCAGTGAAAGATAACggacagccctctctgtctgccaCCTGTGCCatgtatttacttatttctgATAACTTGGCTGAGGTGCCAGAACTGAAAGATATTTCTTATGATGAGAAGAACTCCAAGCTGACCTCCTATCTGATCATTGCGCTGGTTTCTGTGTCCACCTTCTTTCTgaccttcatcatcatcatcctgggTGTGAGGTTTTGTCGCAGGAGAAAGCCCAGACTGCTGTTTGATGGGGCAGTAGCCATCCCCGGAGCTTATCTCCCTCCTAATTACTGCAGATGTTGACGGCACAGGAACTTTACGCAGCGCCTACAATTATGACGCCTACCTGACAACAGGATCTAGAACCAGTGACTTTAAGTTTGTATCATCTTACAACGACAACACGCTGCCTGCTGACCAGACTCTGAAGAAAAGTCCAACAGAGTTTGCTGACATGTTTGGAGACAGTGATGCTTCTCCTGAGGTAGGAATggattttcttcaaaaaatCTTTTCAGATAAGGAATCTTAATATCACATTCCCCTAGTATTTCACTCATCacaattttaaagttattttctagATGTTCACTTTGACAGATTTTGCTATTTTCTCTGATGCTGGTGATGAAATTAGTTTGaatatattgatttaaatgGACGGAGTTGTAGCTTTTGTTCACAACCATATTGTTACCCTGTACACaaagttttaataaatataGCCCTTATGTTTCCCGGGTCACAGTCAAAATTGCAT is a window encoding:
- the LOC105923024 gene encoding LOW QUALITY PROTEIN: protocadherin beta-15 (The sequence of the model RefSeq protein was modified relative to this genomic sequence to represent the inferred CDS: deleted 1 base in 1 codon), with product MAITSSEVRGLVFGVLLYSLHLAEGDLSYSFSEEMRRGSVVGNVAKDLGLDVSKLSARKARIDAEVSNKHYFEINIRTGDLVISDRIDREGLCGDKASCVLKQEIMLENPLELHRVNLHVQDINDNAPQFNRELIQIDISESAVKGARFPIEEAHDADIGQNSVQTYNLQNNENFILGVGTNSVELVLNKELDREKLKEIGLLLTALDGGLPQRTGTVKIHINVLDANDNIPVFNKLVYKSTIPENSPVGSAVLTVSATDADEGLNGEVTYDFGHISDEVKGIFEIDSKTGKIKLMTTVDFETMPLFELRVTAKDGLGLTSYSKVIIDVTDVNDNAPIINVKSLSNPVPENVSPGTEVGIINVQDRDSEKNGQVRCSVQLNVPFKLVPSIKNYYSLVTTGQLDRELVSDYNITITATDEGSPPLSSSKTVQLSVADINDNPPVFEEQSYSAYVSENNKPGSTLCSVSARDPDWRQNGTVIYSLLPGEVNGASVSSYLSVNGDTGVIHAVRSFDYEQFRSFKVHVMARDNGSPPLSSNVTVSVFISDVNDNSPQILYPAPEGSSFMTELVPKAAHGGSLVSKVIAVDADSGQNAWLSYHIVKATDPGLFTIGLHSGEIRTQRDISESDSMKQNLIVAVKDNGQPSLSATCAMYLLISDNLAEVPELKDISYDEKNSKLTSYLIIALVSVSTFFLTFIIIILGVRFCRRRKPRLLFDGAVAIPGAYLPPNYADVDGTGTLRSAYNYDAYLTTGSRTSDFKFVSSYNDNTLPADQTLKKSPTEFADMFGDSDASPEVGMDFLQKIFSDKES